The region ATATTTATTCAAATTGACGCCGCGTAGTGCGACCAGACCCGTCCACAATGCATGCAGTGTAGCAAATACGGCGTTTCCTGCCCTGGATACAAGCGTCCCCTGCAATTCCATGACGAGGGTCCACGGCTCCAGAAATGCTATCAAACGCAGGGTTCGGCGCCCAGTGGTGGTCGGATCCAGGGCAAGACCAGAGCTGCCGATGCCAACAAGAGTgacccccagcagcagcgtcgttTGGCCAAACTCTTCAAAGTCGCCAAAGCCTCGATAGATGAGCGTGTTCATCCAGCTCTGATCCACCAGTCTTTCATTAACCAGCAGCCGCAGGTGTTCAAGGACTTCATCTGCGCTGCCTTCCCCACGATGTTCTTCCACAACAAATTCCGCTTTGGGAACGGCTTCACGTTCCCAGACTGGGTGGTGAGGCATTTTGGTTCGAAGCAGTATTATGATGCGTGTGTCTCATCCATTTCATGTGAATATCTGGCCCATCTTACTGGAGACGCCAGGCTTCGTCAAGTCAGCCGGCAGAAGTACTCACGGGCCTTGGGCGCGGTCAGACAAGCCCTGGACTCGGACGAGGCGGCGTCTGATAGTCTGCTGCTCGCAGTAATTCTCCTTGCTTTCTATGAAATGAACACACAGACTACTCGAGAGGCTTGGATCTACCACTCGCGGGCGATAAAGCGGCTGATGATGAACCGTCCGATGCACTTCTATCTGTCGGGAGTTGGGCGCATCTGCCACTTTGCATACAGACCATttctcatcgccatggcACTCTACGAGGGTGAGGAATGCTTTTTGAGTGAAGACCATTGGCAGACGCTTGCAAGCATGCTCCGGTCACAAGATTCCCAGAAAAAAAGCGAATGGGCGATATATATCACTGTCTACGAGACGATCTTCATGGAACTTGTCAAATGTCCAGGCTATATAAAAGAGGCCCGCAATATCACTTCTCTGGCACTTCCAGAGGCGGAAATCCTGGCACAGCGAGTTGGGACAAGCTGCGAGCAGCTCCGAATATTGAGCAACTATTTACGATCTCTTCTCGCGTCCTACAACCAACGAAAGGACGGAATTATATTCCACTGCTTTGTCGGGCCAGAGCCAAGTGCTTTCCCAGAAACCAGTCCGTCACTTCTGCTCAAGGCTGCCGATGATGCGACTGATATACTGCAACAACTGTTTACTTGGCTAACTGCAAACACCAAAGAAGAAACCCCATCCTCTAGCCCTGGATCCCCACCATACCTATCAACTCCAGAAAGTGCCAGCACTCCGGATTCTGGCTGCACGGTATTGAAATTTCCGTTCAGCTATGAGCTCGGCGGGCGTGCAGCGAACGATGGCCCGCCCCCGTTTACATGGCTGGACCGAATCGCAGGCTCAATGGGGCTCCTAGGGGCTGATACTACCCATGATCGGCGAGTAGCCTTGATGTGAAAGCTTCGAATAGACCCAACTGGGGTAGATTCACAACGGGAACGCTGGCAGTCTGTTGAGATGATATGTCAAGGGCCATTCGTTGTCAACAGTATTATACCGTGAAACTACGCCAAATGCGGGAGATTGGCCTCATTCGAGGAGGCATGGGCAAAAAAGCAAGATTCGGAATCCCGGAATACGCATGATCGAGTAAAGTATGGCAGCGCCTTTAAGTAGCACGGATCACTAGCAAAACAATAGTAAGATGATATATTTGGGTCTGCTCACAGGACAGCACATCAAGATCAAGTAGATGTCGTGATCAACTTCTGTATCATGGGAAGCTGTATACTCAAAGTTGAGAATATCCTGAACTGAACTGTAACTGTAACCGCTGATCCATATGTTTCGCCAACATATTGCCAGGCAGGCACATATTTCCCTGGACTCTACTCGGGAGAAGCTCTACTATCAGAAAACCGCTCTACCAGGAGGTTCAGCCTGAGCAAAGGCAGGGCCGCAAAGTCAAAGCGTCCCTCTGATCGCTTCAATAGACGCCGAAACTCCTCCAAAGCACCCTGTCGGAGTTGATAGACATCATCACCCGTGCTCGCCAGCAGCGCTGTTACCATGAAGCTCCCTATGATGGCAATATTGGACTTGCAATCTATGCCAATGTCAGTGAAAATAGAAAATTTCCAGGGCCACGACGTACAGCTGAGCCAAACGCCAACAAGATTGTCTTGGCGGAGTAAATCCTCAAAGATGCCAAAGAGGTCGTGAATGAGGAgcatctctctctctatgTCGTAGTACGATGTGCCTCCAACACAGGCAAAGAGGGCTCGCTGTATGGAGACCGCAATGCCGTAATAAGCAAACACAAAGACATAGTCTATCAGTTAGCCTAGCATGGACATGGCAGAGCAGTCTTTCTGGAGTACGTACTATTGATTCCCCTTCTAggatgaagcagaatgcCGCCTTGCTGTTCCAGTACATCTTTCAATTGAGCCTGACAATGGTCAGCCTTGAAGAGAGCTTCCTCGGGAGTCATGAAGGAAGAGCTCCGGTTGACGGTGTAGAAATGATCGAGGACGCTCGAAAGCACAGTCGTTAGTCTCGAAAGCATGACGAAGGCCGACATGGACTCCCATGAACGGACGTCCAGAGGATGCTCTGATATGAATGTGAAGTCATCCACGGTCAACTGGGAAGTGCTGAACTGCTTGTCATCGATGTGGCTTGGCCTACCGAGCCAATGGGAAAGCCTGCCAATACGTGAGTACATTGATGATCTGCCGTACAGTTGGAAATACCACTTATCGTGCATGTAAACTGCCCACCAGAGCACGCGCCGAAGGTGCTTCTCATAAGGCGTGATGTTCCAGCTGGTGGGCTCGATATGGAGTCCCGTTTCCTGCGCCAGGCCAACAAGCTACGCTGTGATCAGGGAGGTTTCTTTCAGGAGAGATAATCGATTTGGCTAGAACGTACTTGGTTTGTCAAGGGCCAGAATCCAGGGTGGTTGGGTTCGCGCACATGCTGTGGTGGCAGCTGCATGTATAGCAGCATGGCCTGGATTGTTGCCAGAGACGGTGTTTTTGCTTCTTGAAGAACGGACTTGAAAATATCCTCGCGTAGCCATCCGTCATCGAACGGTGTCAGTCCCACCAATCTGGGCGAGGATCCCCAGTAAGGCAGAGCCGAGCAGTAGATGGCTCCTAGTAGCGAGGCTGGGACAGAACCTGCAGCGATAGCAGCCTCGAGCCGTTCGCGAGAATCCATAATTGGGAGACTAGGGTGAACATACGTGTAGTAAAGGTCAAGGAGCGGCTTCTCGTACGGGCTGACAACCATACTAACCCTTTCGACATTGTAAATCCCGGTCGCGGCGTCGAGCAGTTCGTTTGGATACGACTGAATAGAAGGGGGGGCCATCAgcgtccagctccagcgtgACAAGAGCAGAGCAGTATTGCGTACCGTGAAATAAGCAGGGGTGAGCTCATGGGCGAGGACCTTACAGACCCTCCAATTTGCGTGCCCGAATCGATTTCTGTGATCAAAGGGCAAGTGGCGAAGCAGGTAGACATCCTGGTCGCTGCTG is a window of Aspergillus puulaauensis MK2 DNA, chromosome 4, nearly complete sequence DNA encoding:
- a CDS encoding uncharacterized protein (COG:S;~EggNog:ENOG410Q1W1;~InterPro:IPR036864,IPR001138;~PFAM:PF00172;~go_function: GO:0000981 - DNA-binding transcription factor activity, RNA polymerase II-specific [Evidence IEA];~go_function: GO:0008270 - zinc ion binding [Evidence IEA];~go_process: GO:0006355 - regulation of transcription, DNA-templated [Evidence IEA]); amino-acid sequence: MVGVPRSKACLLCRERRIGCDQTRPQCMQCSKYGVSCPGYKRPLQFHDEGPRLQKCYQTQGSAPSGGRIQGKTRAADANKSDPQQQRRLAKLFKVAKASIDERVHPALIHQSFINQQPQVFKDFICAAFPTMFFHNKFRFGNGFTFPDWVVRHFGSKQYYDACVSSISCEYLAHLTGDARLRQVSRQKYSRALGAVRQALDSDEAASDSLLLAVILLAFYEMNTQTTREAWIYHSRAIKRLMMNRPMHFYLSGVGRICHFAYRPFLIAMALYEGEECFLSEDHWQTLASMLRSQDSQKKSEWAIYITVYETIFMELVKCPGYIKEARNITSLALPEAEILAQRVGTSCEQLRILSNYLRSLLASYNQRKDGIIFHCFVGPEPSAFPETSPSLLLKAADDATDILQQLFTWLTANTKEETPSSSPGSPPYLSTPESASTPDSGCTVLKFPFSYELGGRAANDGPPPFTWLDRIAGSMGLLGADTTHDRRVALM
- a CDS encoding fungal specific transcription factor domain-containing protein (COG:S;~EggNog:ENOG410Q1GV;~InterPro:IPR007219;~PFAM:PF04082;~go_function: GO:0003677 - DNA binding [Evidence IEA];~go_function: GO:0008270 - zinc ion binding [Evidence IEA];~go_process: GO:0006351 - transcription, DNA-templated [Evidence IEA]): MAAPVKRGRKARIGPAQSPKQWPAGPLRSGLARNAANESSHPGRALPGGSSGSTVERDRTMLYVGTSSDQDVYLLRHLPFDHRNRFGHANWRVCKVLAHELTPAYFTSYPNELLDAATGIYNVERVSMVVSPYEKPLLDLYYTYVHPSLPIMDSRERLEAAIAAGSVPASLLGAIYCSALPYWGSSPRLVGLTPFDDGWLREDIFKSVLQEAKTPSLATIQAMLLYMQLPPQHVREPNHPGFWPLTNQLVGLAQETGLHIEPTSWNITPYEKHLRRVLWWAVYMHDKWYFQLYGRSSMYSRIGRLSHWLGRPSHIDDKQFSTSQLTVDDFTFISEHPLDVRSWESMSAFVMLSRLTTVLSSVLDHFYTVNRSSSFMTPEEALFKADHCQAQLKDVLEQQGGILLHPRRGINSTSYYDIEREMLLIHDLFGIFEDLLRQDNLVGVWLSYCKSNIAIIGSFMVTALLASTGDDVYQLRQGALEEFRRLLKRSEGRFDFAALPLLRLNLLVERFSDSRASPE